In Campylobacter concisus, a single window of DNA contains:
- the ubiE gene encoding bifunctional demethylmenaquinone methyltransferase/2-methoxy-6-polyprenyl-1,4-benzoquinol methylase UbiE, which yields MQKQEKIVDMFNQIAPTYDVANRVLSLGVDVSWRKFACRYMLEIFKERSINIVDVACGTGDMMGLWSEISKEFGVQIKSLTGIDPSSGMLKEARAKFPNFKFIEAYADNTTLASGEAQILSISYGIRNVVERKAALKEFNRVLALNGYVVVLEFTKRQKNGLITSLRDFYLSKILPKIGGFISKNKEAYEYLPSSIENFLDAKSFCDELVEAGFEIELCKGFSMDISTLFIAKKVREINA from the coding sequence ATGCAAAAACAAGAAAAAATCGTTGATATGTTTAACCAGATCGCTCCGACTTATGACGTCGCAAACAGAGTGCTAAGTCTTGGCGTGGATGTGAGCTGGAGGAAATTCGCCTGCAGATATATGCTAGAAATTTTTAAAGAAAGAAGCATAAATATCGTCGACGTGGCTTGTGGTACTGGCGATATGATGGGGCTTTGGAGTGAAATCTCAAAAGAATTTGGCGTGCAGATAAAAAGCCTTACTGGCATCGATCCATCAAGCGGTATGCTAAAAGAGGCGAGAGCGAAATTTCCAAATTTTAAATTTATAGAAGCCTACGCTGATAATACAACGCTTGCAAGTGGTGAAGCTCAAATTTTAAGCATAAGCTATGGTATCAGAAACGTGGTCGAGCGAAAGGCTGCGCTTAAGGAGTTTAATAGAGTGCTTGCTCTAAATGGCTATGTAGTCGTACTTGAATTTACAAAACGCCAGAAAAATGGGCTTATAACCTCGCTAAGAGATTTTTACCTAAGTAAAATTTTGCCAAAGATTGGCGGCTTTATCTCAAAAAATAAAGAGGCATACGAGTATCTGCCAAGCTCGATCGAAAATTTCTTGGACGCAAAGAGCTTTTGCGACGAGCTAGTCGAAGCTGGCTTTGAGATAGAACTTTGCAAGGGCTTTAGCATGGATATCTCGACACTATTTATCGCTAAAAAGGTAAGAGAAATCAATGCTTAG
- a CDS encoding response regulator, which yields MKNNKFYILLAPIIISAIFCAYSGNESYKKFTDLKDLNEKLYKQSLVFQTIKSVIQEHDTLIDKSQEDIKKLRDSTLKNTQKFINSIRKDDRTEIRNINKLKELLANLNQNDKFDELFYEFFQNINGEIDSDFKQDLDRDFPLIIKAYVATLSKIYNQLSLANNTKYYVKNIFINGPLFSINNNVRENIYSVKDNTPNLDMLPKSELKEDIYKDFNQFEANYQARKIREVKAKIAFSEKLNIEDIILIKQYEDDKFILLLDSAINIKNELLELTKSEKINFGIKTFFEFLLCGLLILSLLGISARLKFLKVLIDKSKYISNYILSSKETSADNAISKLVKAYEDLKETYIKDSSFFQIKDRYILSVSKKLESINKEIFTSTAALKIETNNSKKQVFIDTIEKNANIMTSLYNNAKNISNVKKYSECNKTEIFDPQKSFEEILQANIVYSQSKKINFISYLDPSLTNELEGNLNSLKTAFNSIFLASLSMSLRHQNIIIAIKKVQKEFDRSGLCSVSFSIKNSSAAMSEKQISDIFLDDENSLNNDESEFYLKIAQIYLKNLESKLEINSFPSIGNEFKFVVIFKTTSNYKDFDIKCNHKLAFLQDVNVAYNEAFEQTTKDLGLKVDMLTSTSPSITKNYDAIFLRNTNKQGQDIKNPLILKDPLTPLSITRLLCLGEADIMNKNLNDKPKILICDTNEIYIDITASGFSKFNCEVVGVCNKKDLKQAIKQGDFDLIFVGSKFFEAEKNSLQKNLDLIKTAIQNAKIPIILMLSNTSNIDGESVKEYFNAYIKTPINSDELAQIFRKFLPNFGEIAIDESYLAKSENIILFKKSPMENKIFSSALGEFYNTLETTNSFDELLTKIKTKTYGIVLIDENVKDFNYEELTKVVDKIRQSQKVDTRVLIFGAQERSEFPFVKVLAKNITKAELSATVREQIDSMGTSYAKSSYEFIKFNA from the coding sequence ATGAAAAATAATAAATTTTATATATTGTTAGCGCCAATAATAATTTCAGCGATCTTTTGCGCATATAGCGGAAATGAAAGCTATAAAAAATTCACAGATCTAAAAGATCTAAATGAAAAACTATATAAACAATCCTTAGTATTTCAAACTATAAAATCCGTAATACAAGAGCACGATACGCTAATAGACAAAAGCCAAGAAGATATAAAAAAGTTGCGAGATAGCACCTTAAAAAATACACAAAAATTTATAAATTCTATAAGAAAAGACGATCGCACCGAGATACGAAATATAAATAAATTAAAAGAATTGCTAGCAAATCTAAACCAAAATGATAAATTTGATGAACTATTTTACGAATTTTTCCAAAATATAAATGGAGAAATAGATAGCGATTTTAAACAAGATTTAGACCGAGACTTTCCGCTTATAATAAAAGCTTATGTCGCAACTTTAAGTAAAATTTACAATCAACTCTCTTTAGCAAACAACACTAAATACTACGTAAAAAATATCTTTATAAATGGCCCTTTATTTTCAATAAACAATAATGTGAGAGAAAATATATATTCCGTAAAAGACAACACGCCAAATCTTGATATGCTTCCAAAAAGTGAGCTAAAAGAGGATATTTATAAAGACTTTAACCAGTTTGAAGCCAATTATCAAGCCAGAAAAATAAGAGAAGTTAAAGCCAAGATCGCATTTTCTGAAAAGCTAAATATCGAAGATATCATCTTAATAAAACAGTATGAAGATGATAAATTTATACTTTTATTAGATAGTGCTATAAACATAAAAAATGAGCTACTAGAACTTACTAAGAGCGAAAAAATAAACTTTGGCATAAAGACCTTTTTCGAGTTTTTACTTTGCGGCTTGCTCATTTTATCTTTGCTTGGTATTTCTGCTAGGTTGAAATTTTTAAAGGTACTTATCGATAAGTCAAAATACATATCAAACTATATCCTATCATCAAAAGAGACAAGTGCGGATAATGCGATATCAAAGCTTGTAAAAGCTTATGAAGATCTAAAAGAAACCTATATAAAAGATAGCAGCTTTTTTCAGATAAAAGATAGATATATTTTATCCGTGAGCAAGAAGCTAGAGTCTATCAATAAAGAAATTTTTACATCGACCGCGGCTTTAAAAATAGAAACAAATAATAGCAAAAAGCAAGTATTTATAGACACGATAGAAAAAAATGCAAATATCATGACCTCGCTTTATAACAATGCTAAAAATATCTCGAATGTTAAAAAATATAGCGAATGCAATAAAACCGAGATATTTGATCCTCAAAAAAGCTTTGAAGAAATTTTGCAAGCAAATATTGTCTATTCGCAAAGCAAAAAGATAAATTTTATAAGCTACCTTGATCCAAGCCTTACAAATGAACTAGAAGGAAATCTAAATTCATTAAAAACCGCATTTAACTCTATCTTTTTGGCATCTTTATCAATGTCTTTAAGACATCAAAATATTATCATCGCTATCAAAAAAGTTCAAAAAGAGTTTGATAGAAGCGGACTTTGTTCTGTAAGCTTTAGCATAAAAAATAGCTCAGCTGCCATGAGCGAAAAGCAAATTTCAGATATATTTTTAGATGATGAGAATAGCTTAAATAATGATGAGAGCGAGTTTTATCTAAAAATCGCTCAAATTTATTTAAAAAATTTAGAAAGCAAACTGGAGATTAACTCGTTTCCAAGTATCGGAAATGAGTTTAAATTTGTAGTCATCTTTAAAACAACATCAAACTATAAAGACTTTGATATAAAATGCAATCATAAATTAGCATTCTTGCAAGATGTAAATGTCGCTTACAACGAAGCTTTTGAGCAGACTACAAAAGACCTTGGGCTCAAAGTAGATATGCTAACAAGCACTAGTCCATCTATTACAAAAAATTATGATGCTATATTTTTAAGAAACACCAATAAGCAAGGCCAAGATATTAAAAATCCGCTCATTTTAAAAGATCCGCTAACTCCGTTAAGCATTACAAGGCTACTTTGCTTAGGCGAAGCTGATATTATGAATAAAAATTTAAACGATAAACCAAAAATTTTAATCTGCGATACTAACGAAATTTACATAGATATAACAGCAAGTGGCTTTAGTAAATTTAACTGTGAAGTTGTTGGAGTTTGTAATAAAAAAGATCTAAAACAAGCCATAAAGCAAGGCGATTTTGACCTTATATTTGTTGGCTCAAAATTTTTCGAAGCTGAAAAAAATAGCCTTCAAAAAAATCTTGATCTTATAAAAACAGCCATACAAAATGCGAAAATTCCAATTATACTAATGCTTTCAAATACTTCAAATATAGATGGAGAGAGTGTCAAAGAATACTTCAATGCCTATATAAAAACGCCAATAAATAGCGACGAACTGGCTCAAATTTTTAGAAAATTTTTGCCAAATTTTGGCGAGATTGCAATAGATGAAAGCTATCTGGCAAAAAGCGAAAATATTATTTTATTTAAGAAATCGCCAATGGAAAATAAAATATTTAGCTCAGCTTTAGGAGAATTTTACAACACACTTGAAACCACAAATAGCTTTGATGAGCTATTAACAAAAATAAAGACCAAAACTTACGGAATCGTTCTTATAGATGAAAATGTAAAAGACTTCAACTATGAAGAGCTAACAAAAGTTGTTGATAAGATAAGACAAAGCCAAAAGGTTGATACAAGAGTGCTGATATTTGGCGCACAAGAAAGAAGTGAATTTCCTTTTGTAAAAGTGCTAGCTAAAAATATCACAAAAGCAGAGCTCTCAGCTACCGTAAGGGAACAAATCGATTCTATGGGCACTAGCTACGCTAAAAGCTCTTATGAATTTATTAAGTTTAACGCTTAA
- the xseA gene encoding exodeoxyribonuclease VII large subunit codes for MLSVSELNEKAKALLEATLDYVEVSGEISRLTKHASGHWYFTLKDEKSSISAVMYRMNNQKVKFLPKDGLKVKIYGKVTIYSPSGSYQLVASAMLPDGEGELELAFRQLKEKLENEGLFDIATKKEIPNLPKKIALVTSATSAALQDMLKVVTSRWKLSEIYIFDALTQGENAPSSLIKALRRADKYGVDVIVLARGGGSKEDLWCFNDESLAREIYATKTPVISAIGHEIDYVISDFVADRRSLTPSAAMLDLLPDEEAFFQYLDRLSDDLDSALSLKITKKQNLLNLLLSKFSSNALKARIELKFSEVANKQNAIANVVQRKILVLGSALSSLEKAYEMRELFFESTKGLIEVRKDGKRADLRDLNLNDEIELISQNTHKKAIIKE; via the coding sequence ATGCTTAGTGTATCTGAGCTAAACGAAAAAGCAAAGGCACTGCTTGAAGCCACACTTGACTATGTCGAGGTAAGTGGCGAAATTTCGCGCCTTACTAAGCATGCCTCTGGGCACTGGTACTTCACGCTAAAGGACGAAAAGTCAAGCATCTCAGCTGTGATGTATCGCATGAATAACCAAAAGGTGAAATTCCTGCCAAAAGATGGGTTAAAAGTAAAAATTTATGGCAAAGTGACCATTTATTCGCCAAGCGGGTCGTATCAGCTAGTAGCTAGTGCGATGCTGCCTGATGGTGAGGGCGAGCTTGAGCTTGCGTTTAGGCAGCTTAAAGAAAAGCTCGAAAATGAGGGCCTTTTTGACATTGCTACAAAAAAAGAGATACCAAATTTACCTAAAAAAATAGCCCTTGTCACAAGCGCTACTTCGGCGGCGCTTCAGGATATGTTAAAGGTCGTGACGAGCCGTTGGAAATTAAGCGAAATTTATATCTTTGATGCTTTAACTCAAGGTGAAAATGCCCCAAGCTCGCTTATAAAAGCCTTGCGCAGAGCCGATAAATACGGCGTAGATGTGATCGTTTTGGCTCGCGGAGGTGGTAGTAAAGAGGATCTTTGGTGCTTTAACGACGAGAGCTTGGCGCGTGAAATTTACGCTACAAAAACGCCAGTCATAAGCGCTATCGGACACGAGATCGACTACGTTATAAGCGACTTTGTAGCAGACCGCAGATCGCTTACGCCAAGTGCAGCCATGCTTGATCTGCTACCTGATGAAGAGGCTTTTTTTCAGTATCTTGACAGGCTCAGCGACGATCTTGATAGCGCTTTAAGCTTAAAGATCACCAAAAAGCAAAATTTGCTAAATTTACTACTTTCTAAATTTTCATCAAACGCTCTAAAAGCTAGGATCGAGCTAAAATTTAGCGAGGTAGCAAACAAGCAAAACGCCATAGCAAACGTCGTGCAAAGAAAGATTTTAGTCCTTGGCTCGGCCCTTAGCTCGCTAGAGAAGGCTTATGAGATGAGAGAGCTCTTTTTTGAGAGCACAAAAGGGCTTATCGAGGTTAGAAAAGATGGCAAGAGAGCTGATCTTAGGGATTTAAATTTAAATGATGAGATCGAGCTTATTTCGCAAAATACACATAAAAAAGCAATTATCAAGGAGTAA
- a CDS encoding sulfite exporter TauE/SafE family protein — MLFVELFIIGIGVGYIAGFFGIGGGTVVVPIMVAFGYDIKTAIGISVMQMIFSATFGSYLNYKAGLLKLNRGVFLGLGGLVGASFSGIIVSHAPALLLESMLLSTFIFSLIKLYFTPNSDGTNANNSLFLLFLVGVFVGIFAISIGIGGGVFIAPILVGFLRYELKKAVSMGVFFVMFAAIAGFISLSLNGHISYAEGVFLGLGSLIGAYFGTKKTQNTDKKTLKKWFLVFYIAMICLILKDMFFE; from the coding sequence ATGCTTTTTGTTGAACTTTTTATAATTGGTATCGGCGTTGGATACATCGCTGGCTTTTTTGGCATCGGTGGCGGCACGGTCGTCGTTCCTATAATGGTCGCCTTTGGATATGACATAAAAACTGCTATTGGCATAAGCGTCATGCAGATGATATTTAGTGCGACATTTGGCTCATACCTAAACTATAAAGCCGGGCTTTTAAAACTAAACCGCGGTGTATTTTTAGGTCTTGGAGGTCTGGTGGGGGCAAGTTTTAGTGGCATTATCGTATCGCACGCACCGGCACTCTTACTTGAGTCTATGCTTCTATCAACCTTTATCTTTTCGCTCATAAAGCTATACTTCACACCAAATAGTGACGGCACAAATGCGAATAATTCGCTCTTTTTGCTATTTTTAGTTGGCGTTTTTGTTGGCATTTTTGCCATTAGCATCGGCATCGGCGGAGGCGTCTTTATCGCGCCGATCTTGGTAGGCTTTTTACGCTACGAGCTAAAAAAAGCCGTTTCTATGGGTGTATTTTTCGTTATGTTTGCAGCTATCGCGGGTTTCATCTCGCTCTCGCTAAATGGCCATATCTCATACGCTGAGGGCGTATTTTTAGGTCTTGGCTCGCTAATAGGCGCATACTTTGGCACTAAAAAGACGCAAAATACCGACAAAAAAACACTTAAAAAATGGTTTTTGGTCTTTTACATAGCGATGATATGTTTGATATTAAAAGATATGTTTTTTGAGTAA
- the serC gene encoding phosphoserine transaminase gives MSRKINFSAGPSAIPLSVLEHAKAEFTDYRGEGYSIMEISHRSKTFEEIHFGAMDKIRKLYNIGDEYEILFLQGGAHLQFSMIPMNLYQGGKAEYANTGVWTNKAIKEAKVLGVNVDIVASSEDENFSYIPDVKFSDNADYAYICSNNTIYGTQYKAMPKTKSPLVVDASSDFFARPLDFSSIGLLYGGAQKNAGPSGVTIVIIRKDLVDRVSSQNVPMFLRYKTHVEANSLYNTPPTFGIYLLNLTMQHLLDLGGLAEVEKINAKKASTLYDIIDSSNGFYVGHAKKSSRSDMNVSFTIPKDHALEPVFVEEALKEDMLGLKGHRHLGGIRASIYNAVSQSDVEKLGEFMREFARKHG, from the coding sequence ATGAGTAGAAAAATCAACTTTAGCGCAGGTCCAAGCGCGATACCACTAAGCGTTTTAGAGCATGCAAAGGCCGAATTTACCGATTACAGAGGCGAGGGCTACTCGATCATGGAGATCAGCCACAGAAGCAAGACCTTTGAGGAGATCCACTTTGGCGCGATGGATAAGATAAGAAAGCTCTATAACATCGGCGATGAGTATGAAATTTTGTTCTTACAAGGTGGCGCGCACTTGCAATTTAGTATGATACCGATGAATTTATATCAAGGTGGCAAGGCTGAATATGCAAACACCGGTGTTTGGACAAACAAAGCAATCAAAGAGGCAAAAGTGCTTGGTGTAAATGTAGATATCGTAGCAAGCAGTGAGGATGAAAATTTCTCTTACATCCCTGATGTGAAATTTAGCGATAATGCCGACTACGCCTACATCTGCTCAAATAATACGATTTATGGCACACAGTATAAGGCTATGCCAAAGACTAAATCGCCCCTTGTTGTCGATGCTTCGAGCGATTTTTTCGCTAGACCGCTTGATTTTAGCAGTATCGGCTTGCTTTACGGTGGTGCTCAGAAAAATGCAGGCCCAAGCGGCGTGACTATCGTCATTATAAGAAAAGACTTGGTTGATCGCGTGAGTAGCCAAAATGTCCCTATGTTTTTACGCTACAAAACGCACGTAGAGGCAAACTCGCTCTATAACACACCGCCAACTTTTGGAATTTATCTTTTAAATTTAACCATGCAGCACCTGCTAGATCTTGGCGGACTTGCAGAGGTTGAGAAAATAAATGCTAAAAAAGCAAGCACGCTTTATGACATCATAGATAGCTCAAATGGCTTTTACGTGGGCCATGCCAAAAAATCAAGCAGGTCAGATATGAACGTGAGCTTTACGATACCAAAAGATCACGCGCTTGAGCCAGTTTTCGTTGAAGAAGCACTAAAAGAGGACATGCTAGGGCTAAAAGGTCACAGACATCTTGGTGGCATAAGAGCATCTATCTACAATGCCGTTAGCCAAAGCGACGTTGAAAAACTTGGCGAGTTTATGAGAGAATTTGCAAGAAAGCACGGCTGA
- a CDS encoding class I SAM-dependent methyltransferase — translation MNQAKKAYDEIPYFSAAFSDCSPVRIEAVAKFLGLKAASLKEARVLELGSSYGGNILPFAISHKNAKVVGIDISSHQVTEGNKIAKQIGLENFTLFERNFLHMNESDIKELGKFDYIIAHGVYSWVSPNVRDALLATIKALLSKDGIAYVSYNTYPGWKSLDILRDFMLFVSAGKESKEALSLIKDELKFLQDYLKFSLQSQSDVVYKDSMKLLLTQLNFLQGIIAKGNDYYILHDFLEASNEPTYFHKFAKHIDKHGLCYVIDASLNDIFASSTGIYRFDAHIEQNYNSRIKKEQLNDFLFNRSFRKSLIAHKERLGGAEDFDAVLGESELDRIYFAYFSEQPRTKTQEILSKAYPQSLNLSKVKAALGESEGEAFMGLLEILNDQNTKISSSKLAALAYEPKKTRLKPRAAAYLGYFLEASSPVISLANELNGKLNLNHEEIKAALKFDGKASLKDIAKSVNLSKDELDKLAFKLSEAYFFEEI, via the coding sequence ATGAATCAAGCGAAAAAAGCTTATGATGAAATTCCTTATTTCTCGGCCGCATTTAGCGACTGCTCGCCAGTTAGGATAGAAGCGGTTGCTAAATTTCTGGGGCTTAAAGCAGCTAGCCTAAAAGAGGCTAGAGTGCTTGAGCTTGGCTCATCATATGGTGGTAATATCTTGCCATTTGCCATTTCACATAAAAACGCAAAAGTCGTTGGTATCGATATCTCAAGCCATCAAGTGACTGAAGGTAACAAGATAGCAAAGCAGATAGGTTTAGAAAATTTTACTTTGTTTGAGCGAAATTTTTTGCACATGAACGAAAGCGATATAAAAGAGCTTGGGAAATTTGACTATATTATCGCTCATGGTGTTTATAGCTGGGTGAGCCCAAATGTAAGAGATGCACTGCTTGCCACGATTAAAGCACTACTTAGTAAAGATGGCATCGCTTATGTCTCTTACAATACATATCCAGGTTGGAAAAGCCTTGATATATTAAGGGATTTTATGCTTTTTGTAAGTGCTGGCAAGGAGAGCAAAGAAGCCCTTTCTCTTATCAAAGATGAGCTAAAATTTTTACAAGATTATTTAAAATTTAGCCTGCAAAGTCAAAGTGATGTTGTATACAAGGATAGTATGAAGCTACTTTTAACCCAGCTAAATTTCTTGCAAGGAATCATCGCAAAAGGCAATGATTATTATATATTGCATGACTTTTTAGAGGCAAGCAACGAGCCAACATACTTTCATAAATTTGCTAAACATATCGATAAGCATGGACTTTGCTACGTCATAGACGCTTCGCTAAATGATATCTTTGCAAGCTCAACTGGAATTTACCGCTTTGACGCACATATCGAGCAAAATTACAACTCTCGCATCAAAAAAGAGCAACTAAACGATTTTTTATTTAATAGATCATTTAGAAAAAGCCTCATCGCTCACAAGGAGAGGCTTGGCGGTGCTGAGGACTTTGATGCGGTACTTGGAGAGAGCGAGCTTGATAGGATTTATTTTGCATATTTTAGCGAGCAGCCAAGGACAAAAACACAAGAAATTTTAAGCAAAGCCTATCCGCAAAGCCTAAATTTAAGTAAAGTAAAGGCCGCACTTGGTGAGAGCGAAGGCGAAGCATTTATGGGGCTACTTGAAATTTTAAATGATCAAAACACCAAAATTTCATCTTCAAAGCTTGCTGCACTTGCTTATGAGCCTAAAAAAACTAGGCTAAAGCCTAGAGCTGCGGCCTATCTTGGGTATTTTCTGGAGGCTAGCTCGCCAGTCATATCTTTGGCAAATGAGCTAAATGGCAAGTTAAATTTAAACCATGAAGAGATCAAGGCAGCTTTAAAATTTGATGGCAAAGCTAGTTTAAAAGATATCGCAAAGAGCGTAAATTTAAGTAAAGACGAGCTAGATAAGCTTGCTTTTAAATTAAGCGAAGCCTATTTTTTTGAAGAAATTTAA
- a CDS encoding CHAD domain-containing protein, which produces MSLEIERKFLLKNSQILDFLKEAGVVFKHLEISQFYTKITQNEEIRFRSEEDKFIKTVKIGKDLIREENEEFCEKVEFKKALKNRIGSVILKDRYIFKLNNNPCNIDIFKNELNGLCTFEIEFSDENEAVFFKLPPFLENFCLSDVTCDKRYKNKFLAIHANENEQIDYKRAYKIIKEKEILPNFAANLKSGEALRVLFVSIFKVIKRLKSQYLIDKDEEVLHELRVNLRKVRSILKIFSGVFDEKVTLFFGENFKMLANSTNKKRDLDVFLSFLNEQKHANEPIYFVKKALDLEYENVKSYLGDEENYAFLKEWEIFLNEGEFYKSKLFDVSLSRLGSFKLRMLLVLAQKRLKSLNQDCPNESFHDLRIELKKMRYTYDFLCEIFYFEGLKKYEEKLKQMQEIFGNLQDYDVWLGILKRLPEMPDKERLESKIYKQIYKSREEILKKRLKFIKATRKISRNLKIYYI; this is translated from the coding sequence GTGAGTTTGGAGATAGAGCGTAAATTTTTACTCAAAAATTCTCAAATTCTAGATTTTTTAAAAGAAGCTGGAGTAGTCTTTAAGCATCTTGAAATTTCTCAATTTTATACCAAGATAACGCAAAATGAAGAGATCCGCTTTCGAAGTGAAGAGGATAAATTTATAAAAACTGTAAAGATAGGCAAAGATCTAATCAGAGAAGAAAATGAAGAATTTTGCGAAAAAGTGGAGTTTAAAAAGGCTCTTAAAAACCGCATTGGTAGCGTCATCTTAAAAGATAGATATATTTTTAAACTAAATAACAATCCTTGCAATATTGATATTTTTAAAAATGAACTAAACGGGCTTTGTACATTTGAGATCGAATTTAGCGATGAAAATGAAGCCGTATTTTTCAAGCTGCCACCGTTTTTAGAAAATTTTTGCCTAAGTGATGTAACTTGCGATAAAAGATATAAGAACAAATTTCTTGCCATTCATGCTAATGAAAATGAACAAATCGACTACAAAAGAGCCTATAAGATCATAAAAGAAAAAGAAATTTTGCCAAATTTTGCTGCAAATCTAAAAAGCGGAGAGGCGCTAAGAGTCCTTTTTGTTAGTATTTTTAAAGTAATAAAAAGGCTAAAAAGCCAGTATTTGATAGACAAAGATGAAGAAGTTTTGCATGAGCTTCGCGTAAATTTAAGAAAGGTTAGATCGATCCTTAAAATTTTTAGTGGCGTTTTTGATGAGAAAGTGACACTTTTTTTTGGTGAGAATTTTAAAATGCTTGCAAACTCGACAAACAAAAAGCGAGATTTGGATGTATTTTTGAGCTTTTTAAACGAGCAAAAACATGCAAATGAGCCTATATATTTTGTAAAAAAGGCTCTAGATTTAGAGTATGAAAATGTAAAAAGCTACCTTGGTGACGAAGAAAACTACGCATTTTTAAAAGAGTGGGAGATATTTTTAAACGAGGGTGAATTTTATAAGTCAAAACTCTTTGATGTAAGCCTTTCGCGCCTTGGTTCTTTTAAGCTTAGAATGCTTTTAGTTTTAGCTCAAAAAAGGCTAAAAAGTCTTAATCAAGACTGCCCAAATGAGAGCTTTCATGATCTTAGGATAGAGCTTAAAAAGATGAGATACACATATGATTTTTTATGTGAAATCTTCTATTTTGAAGGGCTTAAAAAGTATGAAGAGAAGCTAAAACAGATGCAAGAAATTTTTGGTAATCTTCAAGACTATGACGTCTGGCTCGGCATCCTTAAAAGACTTCCGGAAATGCCAGATAAAGAGAGGCTCGAGAGTAAAATTTACAAGCAAATTTATAAAAGTAGAGAAGAGATACTAAAAAAGCGTCTTAAATTTATAAAAGCAACTCGCAAAATTTCAAGAAATTTAAAAATTTACTACATATAA
- a CDS encoding anthranilate synthase component I family protein, translating to MLLEQPLFYYEVIREKFKNSYLAEDKTQTIIGIDCEYIDEKDMDFYGLRSYFDTNRNKSLAPFAGLFGVFAYDGVRYFEYIGDEKAKKYEFPKFIYADAKAYLHFDKMSKIYTFYGDKNKYYDFLLDAKVENKSKEQSKFSIRTDLNKEKKHFEDMVELAKEYIRSGDVFQVVLGELLEISTNMSSLEFYKKLSLTNPSPYMFHFPTPYGDVVGSSPELVFEMKSEQIFVAPIAGTRPRGSDANADAALENELLSDEKELAEHKMLIDLARNDIGRVSEPKSVSVKNTMHIQKYEKVIHIVSDVYGKCAKGLDLFDVLASIFPAGTLSGAPKIRAMQIINELEIYERNIYGGGIGFLHFNGDAQVAILIRSAIFVSGENGFSDVFVGAGAGIVYDSKSEREYAEIYHKRASVLNVFKNNAKEF from the coding sequence ATGCTCTTAGAACAACCACTGTTTTATTATGAAGTGATTAGAGAAAAATTTAAAAATAGCTACCTAGCTGAGGATAAGACGCAAACGATTATAGGCATTGATTGCGAATACATCGATGAAAAGGATATGGATTTTTATGGGCTTAGAAGTTATTTTGATACAAATCGTAATAAATCTTTAGCTCCGTTTGCGGGACTTTTTGGTGTTTTTGCATATGACGGCGTGAGATATTTTGAGTATATCGGTGATGAGAAAGCTAAAAAGTATGAATTTCCAAAATTTATCTATGCCGATGCAAAGGCCTATCTACACTTTGATAAGATGAGTAAAATTTATACATTTTATGGAGATAAGAATAAATATTATGACTTTTTGCTTGATGCGAAAGTTGAAAACAAAAGTAAAGAGCAGAGTAAATTTAGTATAAGAACTGATCTTAATAAAGAAAAGAAACACTTTGAGGATATGGTTGAATTAGCAAAAGAGTATATAAGAAGCGGCGATGTCTTTCAGGTGGTGCTTGGTGAGTTGCTTGAAATTTCAACGAATATGAGCAGTTTGGAATTTTATAAAAAGCTCTCACTTACAAATCCAAGTCCATATATGTTTCATTTTCCTACACCTTATGGTGATGTGGTTGGCTCTTCGCCAGAGCTTGTTTTTGAGATGAAAAGTGAGCAAATTTTTGTAGCTCCGATCGCAGGCACAAGGCCTAGAGGAAGTGATGCAAATGCAGATGCGGCACTTGAAAATGAGCTTTTAAGTGACGAAAAGGAACTGGCTGAGCACAAAATGCTAATTGATCTTGCTAGAAATGACATCGGCAGGGTTTCAGAGCCAAAAAGTGTATCCGTAAAAAATACTATGCATATCCAAAAATATGAAAAAGTAATTCATATCGTAAGCGATGTCTATGGCAAGTGCGCCAAAGGGCTTGATCTTTTTGATGTCTTAGCTAGCATCTTCCCAGCTGGCACGCTTAGCGGTGCGCCAAAGATCAGAGCGATGCAGATCATAAACGAGCTTGAAATTTATGAGCGAAATATCTATGGCGGCGGCATTGGATTTTTGCATTTTAATGGCGATGCTCAGGTTGCTATTCTTATTCGCTCAGCCATCTTTGTGTCAGGTGAAAATGGCTTTAGTGATGTATTTGTGGGGGCTGGAGCTGGTATAGTTTATGACTCAAAGAGCGAAAGAGAATACGCCGAAATTTACCATAAACGAGCAAGCGTGCTAAATGTATTTAAAAATAACGCAAAAGAGTTTTAA